In Bactrocera oleae isolate idBacOlea1 chromosome 5, idBacOlea1, whole genome shotgun sequence, a genomic segment contains:
- the LOC106614225 gene encoding microsomal glutathione S-transferase 1 isoform X2, whose translation MVTTSEAPPLATFNALNPSAVMNEKFARNYLTLDNPVFCCFLFWASVMVIKMLLMSLLTALQRFRNKVFPNQEDLFFKDIEVQYNDPHVERVRRAHRNDMENILPYFTMALLYICTNPNPTVACILFRVVTIARILHTLVYAFYPVPQPSRIIAFGVAFAITIYMACAVALDMLAYI comes from the exons ATGGTTACAACAAGTGAAGCACCACCATTGGCAACATTTAATGCCCTAAATCCTAGTGCAGTCATGAATGAGAAGTTCGCAAGAAACTATTTAACGCTAGATAATCCAGTGTTTTGCTGCTTTCTTTTCTGGGCCAGTGTGATGGTGATCAAAATGCTGCTAATGTCATTGTTGACAGCACTGCAACGATTCCGCAATAAG GTATTCCCAAATCAAGAAGACTTGTTTTTCAAGGATATTGAAGTGCAATATAATGATCCACATGTGGAGCGTGTGCGTCG TGCACACCGCAATGACATGGAGAATATTCTACCATACTTCACGATGGCTCTGCTGTATATTTGCACAAACCCGAATCCAACAGTTGCCTGCATACTCTTCCGTGTTGTGACCATTGCGCGCATATTGCACACATTAGTGTATGCGTTCTATCCAGTACCTCAACCATCGCGCATTATTGCCTTTGGTGTAGCATTTGCGATCACAATTTACATGGCCTGTGCTGTGGCATTGGATATGTTGGCATATatctaa
- the LOC106614225 gene encoding microsomal glutathione S-transferase 1 isoform X1, whose translation MVTTSEAPPLATFNALNPSAVMNEKFARNYLTLDNPVFCCFLFWASVMVIKMLLMSLLTALQRFRNKILDLFPHSCLRKVFPNQEDLFFKDIEVQYNDPHVERVRRAHRNDMENILPYFTMALLYICTNPNPTVACILFRVVTIARILHTLVYAFYPVPQPSRIIAFGVAFAITIYMACAVALDMLAYI comes from the exons ATGGTTACAACAAGTGAAGCACCACCATTGGCAACATTTAATGCCCTAAATCCTAGTGCAGTCATGAATGAGAAGTTCGCAAGAAACTATTTAACGCTAGATAATCCAGTGTTTTGCTGCTTTCTTTTCTGGGCCAGTGTGATGGTGATCAAAATGCTGCTAATGTCATTGTTGACAGCACTGCAACGATTCCGCAATAAG atTCTGGATTTATTTCCTCATAGCTGTCTGAGGAAG GTATTCCCAAATCAAGAAGACTTGTTTTTCAAGGATATTGAAGTGCAATATAATGATCCACATGTGGAGCGTGTGCGTCG TGCACACCGCAATGACATGGAGAATATTCTACCATACTTCACGATGGCTCTGCTGTATATTTGCACAAACCCGAATCCAACAGTTGCCTGCATACTCTTCCGTGTTGTGACCATTGCGCGCATATTGCACACATTAGTGTATGCGTTCTATCCAGTACCTCAACCATCGCGCATTATTGCCTTTGGTGTAGCATTTGCGATCACAATTTACATGGCCTGTGCTGTGGCATTGGATATGTTGGCATATatctaa
- the LOC106614239 gene encoding dynein axonemal light chain 1, producing the protein MAKPTTIKDALRIWEEKNGKDPITVTDIGLQFQYPPIEKMDSTLNTLVNCRKLSLSSNMIEKITGINQLKNLRILSLARNNLKSINGIEALGETLEELWVSYNIIEKIKPIESMKVLRVFYVSHNLIKDWVEFNRMALAPKLEEISFLGNILNENMDELVFKNEAIRRLPLLKKLDGEPVIRGD; encoded by the exons ATGGCCAAACCTACCACCATCAAGGATGCACTACGCATTTGGGAAGAAAAAAATGGCAAAGATCCCATTACAGTGACAGACATTGGTTTACAATTTCAATATCCACCAATTGAAAAAATGGATAGCACACTTAATACGCTCGTTAACTGTAGGAAACTTAGTCTGTCTTCCAATATGATTGAAAAAATAACGGGTATCAATCAACTTAAAAATCTCCGTATTCTTTCATTGGCAAGAAACAATTTGAAAAGTATCAATGGCATT GAGGCACTTGGAGAAACATTGGAAGAGTTATGGGTCAGTTACAATATTATTGAGAAAATTAAACCAATTGAATCCATGAAAGTATTGCGCGTATTTTATGTATCGCATAATCTTATTAAGGATTGGGTAGAGTTCAATCGTATGGCATTGGCGCCAAAACTGGAGGAAATTTCATTTCTTGGCAATATACTCAACGAGAATATGGATGAAttggtttttaaaaatgaaGCCATACGTCGTTTGCCACTATTAAAAAAACTTGATGGTGAACCGGTTATAAGAGGCGATTAA
- the Dbct gene encoding lipoamide acyltransferase component of branched-chain alpha-keto acid dehydrogenase complex, mitochondrial, translating into MSSIFLRNHGATMLKNCLSHTFRVRVIPESATLIRCLHLSPCMEKIVSFKLSDIGEGIREVTVKEWFVKVGDTVEQFDDLCEVQSDKASVTITSRYDGKIVKIHHPIDDIALVGKPLLDFDVEEDDADNSDSESGSDSEAESSSSGQTSSGKVASDQDVVRNITLATPAVRRLAMENKVDLSKVPATGKLGRVLKGDVLEYLGQVPAGTNIPHPTIAAKSELSCALKEAQKFAPFAADRIEPLKGVRKAMMKSMSESLKIPHFAYSDEVDMTKLIDFRDQLKTVASERGIPKLTFMPFCIKAASIALTKYHILNSSLDVEKESVIYKAAHNVSVAIDTPQGLIVPNIKNCEAKNILDIAKDLNELVESGRRGALTPRDFADGTFSLSNIGVVGGTYTHPCIMAPQVAIGAMGRTRAVPRFNENDEIVKAYIMNVSWCADHRLIDGVTMAQFSNVWKQYLENPALFLLN; encoded by the exons atgtctTCCATATTCTTGAGAAATCATGGCGCGACAATGCTGAAGAATTGCTTATCGCATACGTTTAGAGTTCGTGTAATA cCCGAGAGTGCAACTCTAATTCGCTGTTTGCACCTGTCTCCATGCATGGAAAAAATAGTGTCATTTAAGCTAAGTGATATCGGCGAAGGCATACGGGAAGTTACTGTAAAAGAATG GTTTGTGAAAGTCGGCGACACCGTGGAGCAGTTCGATGACCTCTGCGAAGTGCAATCGGATAAGGCTTCTGTAACAATCACTAGTCGTTACGATGGCAAAATCGTGAAAATCCACCATCCAATTGATGATATTGCTTTGGTCGGCAAACCGCTATTGGATTTTGATGTTGAAGAAGATGATGCTGACAATTCCGACTCGGAGTCTGGCTCAGATTCAGAAGCGGAATCCAGCTCAAGCGGGCAAACAAGTAGCGGAAAAGTTGCAAGCGATCAGGATGTAGTTCGTAATATAACTCTTGCAACGCCGGCAGTGCGTCGCTTGGCTATGGAAAATAAAGTAGATCTCTCCAAAGTGCCGGCTACAGGAAAATTGGGACGGGTGCTAAAAGGTGATGTACTCGAGTACCTGGGACAAGTACCTGCTGGCACTAATATACCACATCCGACAATTGCGGCAAAATCAGAGTTATCATGTGCGCTAAAAGAAGCTCAAAAGTTCGCTCCATTTGCTGCTGATCGCATTGAACCACTGAAAGGTGTACGCAAAGCGATGATGAAATCCATGTCGGAATCTTTG aaaatcccacattttgcttatagCGATGAGGTAGACATGACCAAGCTCATTGATTTCCGTGATCAATTGAAGACAGTAGCTAGTGAACGTGGCATTCCAAAGCTCACATTCATGCCCTTCTGTATCAAAGCTGCGTCTATTGCACTTACCAAGTATCATATTTTGAATAGTTCACTCGATGTTGAAAAGGAATCAGTGATATACAAAGCTGCGCACAATGTCAGTGTTGCCATAGACACGCCACAGGGCTTGATAGTGCCAAATATTAAGAACTGTGAGGCTAAGAATATACTGGATATTGCCAAGGATTTGAATGAGCTGGTCGAAAGTGGTCGCAGAGGTGCATTAACCCCTCGAGACTTTGCTGATGGTACTTTTTCACTTTCCAACATTGGTGTG gttgGTGGTACTTATACTCATCCCTGTATTATGGCACCACAAGTGGCCATCGGCGCTATGGGACGGACAAgg gCTGTGCCCCGTTTTAATGAAAATGACGAAATCGTTAAAGCTTATATCATGAATGTCAGTTGGTGTGCAGATCATCGTCTTATTGATGGCGTCACAATGGCTCAATTTTCTAACGTGTGGAAACAATATCTGGAGAACCCAGCGTTATTTTTGCTTAACTAA
- the Cox17 gene encoding cytochrome c oxidase copper chaperone, translating to MGNAPVKEVAQAAATNVIGTTAQPAEKPKCKACCACPETKKVRDACIVERGEENCTDLIEAHRQCMRAQGFNI from the exons ATGGGAAACGCACCAGTCAAAGAAGTAGCGCAAGCAGCTGCTACAAATGTCATTGGAACAACAGCGCAACCGGCTGAGAAACCTAAGTGCAAGGCATGCTGTGCTTGTCCAGAAACCAAGAAAGTTCGCGATGCATg CATTGTTGAACGAGGTGAGGAGAACTGCACTGATTTGATTGAGGCGCATAGACAATGTATGCGAGCGCAGGGATTCAATATATAA
- the LOC106614225 gene encoding microsomal glutathione S-transferase 1 isoform X3, with amino-acid sequence MYIYECICIYVSLVEIKKITLQFIIFSKILDLFPHSCLRKVFPNQEDLFFKDIEVQYNDPHVERVRRAHRNDMENILPYFTMALLYICTNPNPTVACILFRVVTIARILHTLVYAFYPVPQPSRIIAFGVAFAITIYMACAVALDMLAYI; translated from the exons atgtacatatatgagtgcatatgtatatatgtaagcttGGTAGAAATTAAGAAGATAACTTTgcagtttataattttttcgaag atTCTGGATTTATTTCCTCATAGCTGTCTGAGGAAG GTATTCCCAAATCAAGAAGACTTGTTTTTCAAGGATATTGAAGTGCAATATAATGATCCACATGTGGAGCGTGTGCGTCG TGCACACCGCAATGACATGGAGAATATTCTACCATACTTCACGATGGCTCTGCTGTATATTTGCACAAACCCGAATCCAACAGTTGCCTGCATACTCTTCCGTGTTGTGACCATTGCGCGCATATTGCACACATTAGTGTATGCGTTCTATCCAGTACCTCAACCATCGCGCATTATTGCCTTTGGTGTAGCATTTGCGATCACAATTTACATGGCCTGTGCTGTGGCATTGGATATGTTGGCATATatctaa
- the LOC106614249 gene encoding uncharacterized protein: MEKKLIKAIKLHPCLYDRSSPLFRNMVLKERSWKAVAISTGASVEQCKQRWKSLRDRFVREIASQKSKSGQEVESEEKKEWCYLKLMRFLTKHVNPRKTICNTQSCNDDQLSCSNSPATTQSNFEWVELHQEKSVLNDSQTSRDTPKPKDAPKRQRLDEEAYERLTRFCETIETLFSTKESKNKAFLAMLDELLQKKSEEVQDRLKMEILNHVHNS; this comes from the exons AtggaaaagaaattaattaaggCCATTAAGTTGCACCCTTGCCTGTACGACAGAAGCTCACCTTTATTTCGAAATATGGTGTTGAAGGAGCGATCATGGAAGGCAGTGGCGATTTCAACGGGAGCCTCtg TGGAACAATGCAAGCAGCGCTGGAAGTCGCTACGTGATAGATTTGTGCGGGAGATAGCTTCCCAAAAATCGAAGTCAGGGCAGGAGGTGGAATCAGAGGAAAAGAAAGAGTGGTGTTATCTCAAATTAATGcggtttttaacaaaacatgtTAACCCCAGAAA AACGATATGTAATACGCAATCGTGCAACGATGACCAGCTCAGCTGTAGTAATTCGCCTGCAACAACACAGAGCAATTTTGAGTGGGTAGAATTAcatcaagaaaaaagtgtgcTAAATGATAGCCAAACTAGCAGAGATACACCAAAACCAAAAGATGCGCCAAAACGTCAACGGCTGGACGAGGAGGCATACGAACGACTTACTCGTTTTTGTGAGACAATTGAGACGTTGTTCTCTACAAAGGAGTCCAAAAATAAGGCGTTTTTAGCTATGTTGGACGAGCTTCTGCAGAAGAAATCGGAGGAAGTGCAGGATCGGTTAAAAATGGAAATCCTAAACCATGTAcataattcttaa
- the LOC106614238 gene encoding translation machinery-associated protein 16 homolog translates to MTNLRKELEKCKHPNSRKTKALSKKARRQNNKHKARMGHAIKSNIMGEKLNWFLGKIDEDRTKPLTPQEFEEFVALYLKRFDEELAQIALKQSISKNRSKQHAAREDVIKITLERERNEYQSGGMELLNLCDPVKFKSLMDWDGSALNVQHLKLDLVSHKMLQRLKSANTTNSNEDNTVNAPPATISISNTETMELA, encoded by the exons ATG ACTAACCTACGAAAAGAACTAGAAAAATGTAAACATCCAAATAGTCGGAAAACAAAAGCTTTAAGCAAGAAGGCACGGCGTCAGAATAACAAACACAAAGCGCGAATGGGTCATGCAATTAAAAGTAACATAATGGGCGAGAAATTAAATTGGTTTTTGGGAAAAATCGATGAGGACAGGACAAAGCCACTAACACCACAGGAATTTGAAGAGTTCGTAGCTTTGTACCTCAAGCGTTTTGATGAAGAACTCGCACAAATTGCGCTTAAACAATCAATTAGCAAGAATCGCTCTAAACAGCACGCAGCTCGGGAGGATGTTATCAAAATTACTTTGGAAAGAGAGCGAAATGAGTACCAAAGTGGAGGCATGG AGCTACTAAACCTCTGCGATCCTGTAAAATTTAAATCGCTAATGGATTGGGATGGTAGTGCGCTCAATGTTCAACATTTGAAACTAGATCTTGTTTCGCATAAAATGCTGCAGCGTCTGAAAAGCGCAAACACCACAAATAGCAATGAGGATAATACTGTTAATGCACCTCCTGCTACAATTAGCATTTCTAATACGGAAACCATGGAATTGgcttaa